Proteins from a genomic interval of Chanos chanos chromosome 3, fChaCha1.1, whole genome shotgun sequence:
- the csrp1a gene encoding cysteine and glycine-rich protein 1a: MPFGGGNKCGCCQKTVYFAEEVQCEGRSFHRSCFLCMVCRKNLDSTTVAVHENEIYCKSCYGKKYGPKGYGYGAGAGTLSMDKGESLGIKPEEASEHRPTNNPNPSKLAQRFGGSDKCPRCGKAVYAAEKVIGAGNSWHKMCFRCANCGKGLESTTLADKDGEIYCKGCYAKNFGPKGFGYGQGAGALAHAQ, encoded by the exons aTGCCATTCGGAGGGGGGAACAAGTGTGGCTGTTGCCAGAAAACAGTGTACTTTGCAGAGGAAGTGCAGTGTGAGGGGCGGAGCTTCCACCGATCCTGTTTCTTATGCA TGGTGTGTAGGAAGAATCTGGACAGCACTACTGTAGCAGTCCATGAGAATGAGATCTACTGCAAATCCTGCTATGGGAAGAAATATGGACCAAAGGGGTATGGTTATGGAGCAGGGGCTGGGACCCTCAGCATGGACAAGGGAGAATCACTGGGCATCAAGCCTGAAGA ggctTCCGAGCACCGCCCTACTAATAACCCAAACCCGTCTAAGCTTGCACAGAGGTTTGGTGGTTCTGATAAATGCCCGCGTTGCGGTAAAGCCGTCTACGCTGCAGAGAAAGTCATAGGAGCAGGAAAT TCATGGCATAAGATGTGCTTTCGCTGTGCTAATTGTGGTAAAGGTCTGGAGTCCACCACACTGGCTGACAAAGATGGAGAGATCTACTGTAAAG GGTGCTACGCCAAGAACTTTGGTCCAAAAGGTTTTGGCTATGGCCAGGGAGCTGGTGCACTTGCACATGCTCAGTAA